A single Oncorhynchus mykiss isolate Arlee chromosome 24, USDA_OmykA_1.1, whole genome shotgun sequence DNA region contains:
- the LOC110503567 gene encoding FXYD domain-containing ion transport regulator 6 isoform X3 has translation METVLFFLFSLLVYVAVPVFSDGEKEKKEVDPFVYDYHSLRICGLVFGVVLFALGILLILSKSSYFSRKCRCCPNQEKKLKAPGDEEATAETLIVSKAKEPEPEPEPEAKAEN, from the exons ATGGAAACTGTTCTGTTCTTCCTCTTTTCACTCCTGGTGTATGTGGCTG TGCCTGTATTTTCAGATGGTgaaaaggagaagaaagaggTGGACCCATTTGTCTATG actATCATAGCCTGCGGATCTGTGGACTGGTCTTTGGTGTGGTACTCTTCGCGCTGggcatcctcctcatcctcagtaAGTCTTCATACTTCA GCCGAAAATGTCGCTGCTGTCCCAATCAGGAGAAGAAGCTCAA GGCCCCTGGAGACGAAGAGGCTACGGCAGAGACCCTGATCGTGTCCAAAG CTAAGGAGCCGGAGCCAGAGCCCGAGCCTGAAGCAAAGGCTGAGAACTGA
- the LOC110503567 gene encoding FXYD domain-containing ion transport regulator 6 isoform X2, which yields METVLFFLFSLLVYVAAVADPCAEVPVFSDGEKEKKEVDPFVYDYHSLRICGLVFGVVLFALGILLILSRKCRCCPNQEKKLKAPGDEEATAETLIVSKAKEPEPEPEPEAKAEN from the exons ATGGAAACTGTTCTGTTCTTCCTCTTTTCACTCCTGGTGTATGTGGCTG cagtCGCAGACCCATGTGCCGAGG TGCCTGTATTTTCAGATGGTgaaaaggagaagaaagaggTGGACCCATTTGTCTATG actATCATAGCCTGCGGATCTGTGGACTGGTCTTTGGTGTGGTACTCTTCGCGCTGggcatcctcctcatcctca GCCGAAAATGTCGCTGCTGTCCCAATCAGGAGAAGAAGCTCAA GGCCCCTGGAGACGAAGAGGCTACGGCAGAGACCCTGATCGTGTCCAAAG CTAAGGAGCCGGAGCCAGAGCCCGAGCCTGAAGCAAAGGCTGAGAACTGA
- the LOC110503567 gene encoding FXYD domain-containing ion transport regulator 6 isoform X1: METVLFFLFSLLVYVAAVADPCAEVPVFSDGEKEKKEVDPFVYDYHSLRICGLVFGVVLFALGILLILSKSSYFSRKCRCCPNQEKKLKAPGDEEATAETLIVSKAKEPEPEPEPEAKAEN; the protein is encoded by the exons ATGGAAACTGTTCTGTTCTTCCTCTTTTCACTCCTGGTGTATGTGGCTG cagtCGCAGACCCATGTGCCGAGG TGCCTGTATTTTCAGATGGTgaaaaggagaagaaagaggTGGACCCATTTGTCTATG actATCATAGCCTGCGGATCTGTGGACTGGTCTTTGGTGTGGTACTCTTCGCGCTGggcatcctcctcatcctcagtaAGTCTTCATACTTCA GCCGAAAATGTCGCTGCTGTCCCAATCAGGAGAAGAAGCTCAA GGCCCCTGGAGACGAAGAGGCTACGGCAGAGACCCTGATCGTGTCCAAAG CTAAGGAGCCGGAGCCAGAGCCCGAGCCTGAAGCAAAGGCTGAGAACTGA
- the LOC110503567 gene encoding FXYD domain-containing ion transport regulator 6 isoform X4: protein METVLFFLFSLLVYVAVPVFSDGEKEKKEVDPFVYDYHSLRICGLVFGVVLFALGILLILSRKCRCCPNQEKKLKAPGDEEATAETLIVSKAKEPEPEPEPEAKAEN from the exons ATGGAAACTGTTCTGTTCTTCCTCTTTTCACTCCTGGTGTATGTGGCTG TGCCTGTATTTTCAGATGGTgaaaaggagaagaaagaggTGGACCCATTTGTCTATG actATCATAGCCTGCGGATCTGTGGACTGGTCTTTGGTGTGGTACTCTTCGCGCTGggcatcctcctcatcctca GCCGAAAATGTCGCTGCTGTCCCAATCAGGAGAAGAAGCTCAA GGCCCCTGGAGACGAAGAGGCTACGGCAGAGACCCTGATCGTGTCCAAAG CTAAGGAGCCGGAGCCAGAGCCCGAGCCTGAAGCAAAGGCTGAGAACTGA